A region from the Desulfitobacterium dehalogenans ATCC 51507 genome encodes:
- a CDS encoding DUF4023 family protein, giving the protein MNFVDKFNEDKKKAEENQKHQGKGNPDRKLPNKQHSTNK; this is encoded by the coding sequence ATGAACTTCGTCGATAAATTTAACGAAGACAAAAAGAAGGCAGAAGAAAACCAAAAGCATCAAGGTAAGGGCAATCCTGACCGGAAGTTACCTAATAAGCAGCATAGCACAAACAAGTAG
- a CDS encoding cell wall-binding repeat-containing protein → MKQEKRTLLISILMVFFTFLGGNNLEASTFAPQDTPESPLLTYKGANGVEIRSYVPGYDLDKLEEIYNEFAKNTIGEEITYLSHINLYPDYPRGTDTVGMWYGEWFRDQLAPGRYIDLFGVGDDNPYVLNTLSHEYGHHFLYYYLNKKEGITTNYLDSHYAKIRNLTYYAEVNNGDHCWSVLEIAAEDYVQLFGSPDLIRIRSYQYTPQENTHIPLAWEVPGLYDYFVNLSGLKGKKDQEAPSKPLLQLTEVTPSGLFFQWEESMDDSCGPLTYSVVGVTQPTKDSTVKYLMNITKENNQYKSSLSRKQLREDRVEDILVKLIVMDQSGNAVSSNIQIDLNHPENYFSYVFPGQRICGIDRYRTSVAISQETFPQGSACAILVTGENFPDALSAAPLAQKYNAPILLTSSKTLDLYTKAEIKRLGAKNIIIIGGTGAVSQGIEESLKSKGISVRRIEGTSRYETSLAIAKELGNFKEFFVCTGENFPDALSAAAVAASEGMPVLLTPSNKLPERFLEFIEDHDPTQPYVVGGTGVISNHVFNQLPRAKRLSGNDRYETNLAILEEFSLSFTGNTAYLATGTNYPDALSGSVLAAQMKSPILLAGTNLTNEAKSYLSSKGLNDQNVQIIGGSGVVSDSLLKKIIE, encoded by the coding sequence TTGAAACAAGAAAAACGAACTTTACTCATTTCAATTCTCATGGTCTTTTTCACTTTTCTGGGAGGAAATAACCTTGAAGCAAGTACATTCGCTCCCCAGGATACTCCGGAATCTCCCCTCCTAACCTATAAGGGAGCCAATGGTGTGGAAATTCGCAGCTATGTGCCGGGTTATGACCTAGACAAGCTCGAAGAAATATATAATGAGTTCGCGAAGAATACCATAGGTGAGGAAATCACCTATTTATCTCATATCAATCTCTACCCAGATTATCCCAGAGGAACTGATACTGTAGGTATGTGGTATGGGGAATGGTTTAGAGACCAACTCGCTCCAGGGCGCTATATTGACCTCTTTGGAGTGGGAGACGATAACCCCTATGTCTTAAACACCCTTTCCCATGAATACGGCCACCATTTTCTCTATTATTATCTGAATAAAAAAGAAGGTATAACCACTAATTACCTTGATTCTCACTATGCAAAAATCCGCAATCTCACTTATTATGCAGAAGTCAATAACGGTGATCACTGCTGGTCGGTCTTGGAAATTGCTGCTGAAGACTACGTACAGCTTTTTGGCAGCCCAGATTTAATTCGGATCCGCTCCTATCAGTATACCCCCCAAGAAAATACCCATATCCCCTTAGCCTGGGAAGTTCCCGGGCTCTATGATTATTTTGTTAATCTTTCAGGGCTAAAAGGCAAAAAGGACCAGGAGGCTCCAAGTAAACCCTTGCTCCAATTAACCGAAGTAACGCCCAGTGGGCTCTTTTTCCAATGGGAAGAATCCATGGATGACTCCTGTGGGCCTCTCACCTATTCTGTGGTAGGCGTAACTCAACCTACTAAAGACTCTACCGTCAAATACCTGATGAATATTACTAAGGAAAACAATCAATATAAATCCTCCCTCAGCAGAAAACAATTAAGGGAGGATCGTGTTGAGGACATCTTAGTTAAACTTATTGTCATGGACCAAAGCGGCAATGCCGTGTCCAGTAACATCCAGATTGATTTGAACCATCCCGAAAATTACTTTTCTTATGTGTTCCCCGGTCAAAGAATCTGTGGAATCGATCGCTATAGAACCTCCGTCGCTATATCCCAAGAAACCTTTCCTCAGGGCTCCGCTTGTGCCATCCTTGTGACCGGTGAAAATTTCCCGGATGCTCTCTCCGCTGCTCCCCTAGCCCAAAAATATAATGCGCCCATTCTCTTGACCTCCTCCAAAACCCTTGACCTCTATACCAAAGCTGAGATCAAGCGTTTAGGAGCTAAAAACATCATCATTATCGGTGGGACCGGGGCGGTTTCCCAAGGGATCGAAGAATCCCTAAAAAGTAAAGGAATCTCTGTCCGCAGAATCGAGGGTACTTCCCGTTATGAAACCTCCTTAGCCATTGCTAAGGAACTGGGCAATTTCAAGGAGTTCTTCGTCTGTACCGGTGAAAACTTTCCTGACGCTTTATCTGCAGCTGCAGTGGCTGCTAGCGAAGGCATGCCAGTTCTGCTCACACCGTCCAATAAATTACCAGAAAGGTTTTTAGAGTTTATCGAAGACCATGACCCAACCCAACCTTATGTGGTGGGGGGAACAGGGGTTATTAGCAATCATGTTTTCAACCAACTCCCTCGTGCCAAACGTTTATCCGGAAATGACCGTTACGAAACCAACCTGGCCATCCTTGAGGAGTTCAGTTTGTCTTTTACCGGTAATACTGCCTACCTGGCCACCGGAACCAATTATCCTGATGCCCTCTCCGGTTCTGTTCTAGCCGCTCAGATGAAATCTCCGATTCTCTTAGCGGGCACTAACCTGACTAATGAAGCCAAGTCTTATTTGTCTTCAAAGGGGTTAAATGACCAAAATGTACAAATCATCGGTGGGAGTGGAGTTGTTAGTGATAGCCTGTTAAAAAAGATCATTGAATAA
- a CDS encoding phosphoribosylformylglycinamidine synthase has protein sequence MELQTVKRIYVEKKPGFNIEAQGLLQDLQENLGIKGLKELRIINRYDVAGITSEEYAQARTIIFSEPTVDWIYDEELVLSSQDHVFAMEYLPGQYDQRADSAIQCVQILTQKERPEIASAKVVVLKGQITEDELERIKQYCINPVESREAGLEKPETLAFVSELPEDVEIIEGFIGMKKVELEEFYQGAGLAMSLEDLAFCQGYFRDEEKRDPTITEIRVIDTYWSDHCRHTTFFTQLQNISIEEGEFAAPIQKAYEEYMGSRELVYGEKAQSRDVCLMDLAVIGMKELKKKGLLQDLDESDEINACSIVVNVDVDGKSEEWLIMFKNETHNHPTEIEPFGGAATCLGGAIRDPLSGRTYVYQAMRVTGSGDPRTKVEETLPGKLPQRKITTVAAAGYSSYGNQIGLATGQVAEVYDEGFIAKRMEIGAVIAAAPRKNVVREAPQPGDVVVLVGGRTGRDGCGGATGSSKEHTMESLASCGAEVQKGNPPTERKIQRLFRNPKVSTMIKKCNDFGAGGVSVAIGELTDGLEINLDAVPKKYEGLDGTELAISESQERMAVVIAAENLEAFVEYADEENLEATLVAKVSENPRLNMTWRGKTIVDISREFLNTNGVKQKADVSVLLPESKENHFSRLPKAVEEKLGKHASGDNALYEAWLANLEDLNVCSQKGLVERFDSTIGANTVLMPFGGKYQATPAEGMVAKIPVESGDTHTATAMTYGYNPQCAKWSPFHGALYAVVEAVTKMVAMGADYRSIRLTLQEYFEKLGKEPQKWGKPFSALLGAYYAQKKLEIPAIGGKDSMSGTFMDLHVPPTLVAFAVGVLNTGDVISQEFKQAGSQVVLIPARRDKEEVVDFEHLAANYDKVHELIRSGKVLSSHTVRMGGLAAALTRMAFGNLVGMRFCSPMVVADLFRTDYGSIILEIPAAVDLQDAFGEVKYVVLGSTQEKPAIELNGVEISLDEAFKAWEKPLERIFPTKTKSAGQPQRMSFEERNLQRPSTKIAKPRVFIPVFPGTNCEYDSARVFTKAGALVETLVIRNLTPDHVEQSIAGIVKGIERAQMVMLPGGFSAGDEPDGSGKFIATMFRNPRIKEAVMRLLNQRDGLMLGVCNGFQALIKLGLLPYGEIMDLDEDAPTLTYNKIGRHISCMVQTKVVSTLSPWFSGMELGDIHTIPVSHGEGRFVANPDVIRKLMERGQVATQYVNHQGHPSNDVLYNPNGSYEAIEGITSPDGRVLGKMGHSERVGEGVAINISGNKYQPIFEGGVNYFRG, from the coding sequence ATGGAACTGCAAACTGTAAAACGTATTTATGTGGAGAAGAAGCCCGGTTTTAATATCGAGGCCCAGGGATTATTGCAGGATCTTCAGGAAAATCTGGGTATCAAAGGCTTAAAAGAGCTAAGAATCATTAACCGATACGATGTGGCAGGTATTACATCTGAGGAATACGCTCAGGCCAGAACGATCATTTTTTCCGAACCGACCGTGGATTGGATCTATGATGAAGAACTCGTGCTTTCTTCCCAAGACCACGTATTTGCCATGGAATACCTTCCAGGTCAATATGACCAACGGGCTGATTCGGCGATCCAATGCGTTCAGATCCTCACCCAAAAAGAGCGTCCGGAGATCGCTTCCGCCAAAGTGGTTGTTCTTAAGGGGCAGATCACGGAAGATGAACTGGAACGAATTAAGCAATATTGTATCAATCCTGTGGAATCTCGGGAAGCTGGTCTAGAAAAACCTGAAACCCTCGCTTTTGTATCTGAACTTCCTGAGGATGTCGAAATTATTGAGGGTTTTATCGGAATGAAGAAGGTAGAGTTGGAAGAATTCTATCAGGGAGCAGGCTTGGCCATGAGCCTGGAGGACCTGGCTTTCTGTCAGGGGTATTTTCGGGATGAGGAAAAACGGGACCCCACCATCACGGAAATTCGAGTCATTGATACCTATTGGTCGGATCATTGCCGCCATACGACCTTTTTTACACAATTGCAAAATATCTCCATCGAGGAAGGAGAGTTTGCGGCGCCTATTCAGAAAGCCTATGAGGAGTATATGGGATCCCGGGAGCTGGTTTATGGGGAAAAAGCTCAAAGCCGGGATGTCTGTCTGATGGATTTGGCCGTTATCGGAATGAAGGAGCTCAAAAAGAAGGGGCTTCTTCAAGATCTCGACGAGTCCGATGAAATCAATGCGTGTAGTATTGTTGTCAATGTGGATGTGGATGGCAAGAGTGAAGAATGGCTAATTATGTTTAAAAATGAAACCCATAATCATCCCACAGAAATCGAGCCCTTTGGGGGAGCTGCTACCTGTCTCGGCGGGGCCATACGGGATCCTTTATCCGGGCGGACTTATGTCTATCAGGCCATGCGGGTTACCGGAAGCGGCGATCCCCGGACAAAAGTGGAAGAAACCCTACCAGGAAAACTGCCCCAAAGAAAGATCACTACAGTTGCAGCAGCTGGTTACAGTTCTTACGGCAACCAAATTGGTTTAGCCACTGGGCAAGTTGCAGAAGTTTATGATGAAGGTTTTATCGCCAAACGGATGGAGATCGGTGCAGTCATCGCTGCAGCCCCTAGGAAAAATGTGGTCCGGGAAGCACCGCAGCCCGGAGATGTCGTGGTTTTAGTGGGAGGGCGTACAGGCCGGGACGGCTGCGGAGGAGCTACGGGCTCTTCCAAAGAGCATACCATGGAATCATTAGCCAGCTGTGGAGCGGAAGTACAAAAAGGGAATCCTCCTACAGAGAGAAAAATTCAACGCCTCTTCCGTAACCCTAAAGTCAGCACTATGATTAAAAAATGTAATGATTTTGGCGCAGGTGGAGTATCGGTGGCCATTGGAGAATTGACGGATGGTTTGGAGATCAACCTGGACGCAGTTCCCAAAAAATATGAGGGCTTGGATGGTACGGAGCTGGCCATCTCTGAATCCCAGGAGCGAATGGCGGTGGTCATCGCAGCAGAAAACTTAGAGGCCTTCGTCGAGTATGCAGATGAGGAAAATCTTGAAGCCACTTTAGTTGCCAAGGTCAGTGAGAATCCTCGCTTAAATATGACCTGGCGAGGCAAAACCATTGTGGATATCAGCCGGGAGTTTCTAAACACTAACGGTGTAAAACAAAAAGCGGATGTGTCGGTGCTGCTTCCTGAAAGCAAAGAGAACCATTTTAGTCGGTTGCCGAAAGCCGTTGAAGAGAAGCTCGGGAAACATGCTTCAGGCGATAATGCTCTATATGAAGCTTGGTTGGCTAATTTAGAAGATCTGAATGTCTGCAGTCAAAAAGGTCTGGTAGAACGTTTTGACAGTACTATTGGAGCGAATACAGTACTGATGCCCTTCGGCGGAAAATATCAAGCCACCCCAGCTGAAGGAATGGTGGCGAAGATTCCTGTAGAGTCTGGGGATACTCATACAGCTACAGCTATGACCTACGGATATAATCCCCAATGTGCTAAGTGGAGTCCTTTCCACGGCGCTCTGTATGCAGTGGTGGAAGCAGTTACGAAAATGGTAGCAATGGGAGCCGATTATCGAAGCATTCGTTTAACCCTGCAAGAGTATTTTGAAAAACTGGGCAAGGAACCTCAAAAATGGGGAAAACCTTTCTCCGCTCTCTTAGGAGCCTACTATGCCCAAAAGAAGCTGGAAATTCCGGCCATTGGTGGTAAGGACAGTATGTCAGGAACGTTTATGGATCTGCATGTGCCCCCCACCTTGGTGGCTTTTGCAGTGGGGGTATTAAATACAGGCGATGTAATCTCCCAGGAGTTTAAACAAGCAGGCAGCCAAGTGGTCCTGATTCCTGCAAGGCGGGATAAAGAAGAAGTAGTTGATTTTGAACATCTAGCTGCTAATTATGATAAGGTTCATGAACTCATTCGTTCAGGTAAAGTCCTGTCTTCCCACACTGTAAGAATGGGGGGACTGGCCGCCGCTCTGACCAGGATGGCCTTTGGCAATCTGGTCGGCATGAGGTTCTGTTCGCCTATGGTCGTGGCAGACTTGTTCCGGACGGATTACGGATCCATCATTTTAGAAATTCCTGCAGCGGTTGATCTTCAGGATGCTTTTGGTGAAGTCAAGTATGTGGTTCTGGGCAGCACTCAAGAAAAGCCTGCCATCGAACTCAATGGAGTCGAAATCTCCTTAGATGAAGCCTTTAAAGCTTGGGAAAAACCATTAGAAAGAATTTTCCCCACAAAAACTAAAAGTGCGGGACAGCCTCAAAGGATGTCCTTTGAGGAACGGAATTTACAAAGGCCATCTACTAAGATTGCCAAGCCCAGGGTGTTTATCCCTGTTTTTCCAGGTACGAATTGTGAGTATGATTCGGCACGAGTCTTCACAAAGGCGGGGGCTTTGGTTGAGACCTTAGTCATTCGCAATCTGACCCCTGATCATGTGGAGCAATCCATCGCCGGAATTGTCAAAGGGATAGAACGAGCACAAATGGTCATGCTGCCCGGTGGTTTCAGTGCCGGGGATGAGCCTGACGGTTCTGGGAAATTTATCGCCACGATGTTCCGCAATCCCCGAATTAAGGAAGCGGTCATGAGATTGCTTAACCAAAGAGATGGATTAATGCTGGGAGTCTGTAATGGGTTCCAAGCTTTGATTAAATTAGGTTTATTGCCTTATGGAGAAATCATGGATCTGGATGAAGATGCTCCAACTCTAACCTATAATAAAATCGGACGCCATATTTCCTGTATGGTGCAGACCAAAGTGGTCTCCACCTTATCTCCCTGGTTCAGCGGTATGGAGTTAGGAGATATTCATACTATCCCCGTATCCCATGGGGAAGGACGGTTTGTGGCCAACCCGGATGTGATCCGAAAGCTGATGGAGCGGGGGCAAGTGGCTACTCAATATGTGAACCACCAAGGTCATCCCAGCAATGATGTCCTTTATAATCCCAATGGCTCCTATGAGGCTATCGAAGGGATCACTAGTCCTGATGGCCGCGTCTTAGGTAAGATGGGGCACTCCGAACGTGTGGGTGAAGGTGTGGCCATTAATATTAGCGGGAATAAATATCAGCCGATTTTCGAAGGCGGCGTGAATTATTTTAGGGGATAA
- the purE gene encoding 5-(carboxyamino)imidazole ribonucleotide mutase: MNLVGIVMGSDSDFNVMEDAIKVLKEFGVSFEVKVSSAHRTLERTLNWVKEFEGQGGKVIIAGAGMAAHLPGVVAGATTLPVIGVPIRSGALEGVDALYAIVQMPPGIPVATVGINGAKNAGLLGVQMLANADEHLKEALKNYRIKMAQGVEEKDRALQEILDNRERK; this comes from the coding sequence ATGAACTTAGTTGGTATCGTCATGGGCAGTGACTCGGATTTTAACGTGATGGAGGATGCTATCAAAGTCCTGAAGGAATTCGGGGTGAGTTTTGAGGTTAAGGTGTCCTCTGCTCATCGAACGTTGGAAAGAACCTTAAATTGGGTTAAGGAGTTTGAAGGACAGGGCGGTAAGGTGATTATTGCAGGAGCGGGGATGGCTGCTCACTTGCCCGGCGTTGTGGCAGGGGCGACGACATTACCGGTTATCGGGGTGCCTATTCGGAGCGGTGCCTTAGAGGGTGTGGATGCCCTGTATGCTATCGTCCAGATGCCGCCTGGTATTCCTGTGGCAACAGTCGGTATCAACGGTGCTAAAAATGCCGGACTCTTAGGAGTCCAAATGTTGGCTAATGCTGATGAACATCTGAAAGAAGCTTTGAAAAATTACCGCATTAAGATGGCACAAGGGGTGGAAGAAAAGGATAGAGCGCTACAGGAGATTTTAGATAATCGAGAGAGGAAATAA
- the purB gene encoding adenylosuccinate lyase, which produces MIERYTLPEMGRIWTDEHRLELWLKIEIAACEGWAKLGKIPEDAVKIIRERAGFSWERVKEIEEITHHDVLAFTTNVAEHVGEEAKYIHLGLTSSDVLDTALSLQMVEAADILLEKLVRLEVALKKRALEHKDTLMMGRTHGIHAEPITMGLKFALWYEEIKRHIGRVQFAREEIRVGKISGAVGTFANVEPFVEEWVCESLGLKPAPISTQVVQRDRHAFYMTTLAGVASSLDRIATELRNLQRTDVHEVEEPFAKGQKGSSAMPHKKNPITGERICGMARVIRGNAQAALENVALWHERDISHSSAERIILPDSTIALDYMLDKMIKLIEGLRVFPETMQENIDKVVGLIFSQRVMLTLVEKGLSRETAYAWTQRNALQAWETKESFQSLVLKDQDIRNYLDEEEIAELFDYSYHTKHVDTIFKRVGLL; this is translated from the coding sequence ATGATTGAACGATATACCCTCCCAGAGATGGGGCGAATCTGGACCGATGAACATCGGTTGGAGCTTTGGCTCAAGATCGAAATAGCAGCCTGTGAAGGTTGGGCAAAGCTTGGGAAGATTCCGGAAGATGCGGTCAAGATCATCCGTGAAAGAGCAGGGTTTTCTTGGGAAAGAGTCAAAGAAATTGAAGAAATCACCCACCATGACGTTCTGGCTTTTACCACTAATGTAGCGGAACATGTAGGGGAGGAAGCAAAATATATTCATCTCGGTCTTACCTCTTCAGATGTTCTGGATACGGCTTTATCCTTGCAGATGGTGGAAGCCGCAGACATCTTGCTTGAGAAGCTGGTGCGGCTGGAAGTAGCGCTAAAAAAGAGAGCCCTTGAGCATAAGGATACCTTGATGATGGGAAGAACCCATGGCATTCATGCCGAACCCATCACTATGGGTCTTAAGTTTGCTTTATGGTACGAAGAAATTAAGCGTCACATCGGCCGTGTCCAGTTCGCCCGGGAGGAGATTCGGGTCGGAAAAATCTCCGGAGCAGTGGGAACCTTTGCTAATGTGGAACCCTTTGTAGAAGAATGGGTCTGTGAGTCCTTGGGATTAAAGCCGGCTCCCATCTCTACTCAGGTAGTGCAGCGTGACCGGCATGCCTTTTATATGACCACACTGGCCGGGGTTGCCAGCAGTTTGGATAGAATAGCTACGGAACTGCGAAATCTCCAGCGTACCGATGTCCATGAAGTGGAAGAACCTTTTGCCAAAGGTCAAAAGGGCTCCTCGGCAATGCCCCATAAGAAAAATCCCATAACCGGTGAAAGAATCTGCGGCATGGCAAGGGTCATACGTGGCAACGCTCAGGCTGCTTTGGAGAATGTCGCTCTTTGGCATGAACGGGATATCTCTCATTCTTCTGCTGAGCGGATTATTCTGCCCGACAGTACCATTGCTCTGGATTATATGTTGGATAAGATGATCAAGCTTATCGAGGGACTTCGGGTCTTTCCAGAAACCATGCAGGAAAATATCGATAAAGTAGTAGGGCTGATCTTCTCCCAAAGGGTCATGCTGACCCTGGTGGAAAAAGGCCTGAGCCGGGAGACGGCTTACGCCTGGACCCAGCGCAATGCTTTGCAGGCTTGGGAGACCAAGGAGTCTTTCCAATCCTTGGTGCTTAAGGATCAAGACATTCGGAATTATTTAGATGAAGAAGAAATCGCTGAACTCTTTGATTACAGCTATCATACGAAGCATGTGGATACAATTTTCAAGAGAGTCGGGCTTCTTTAA
- the purC gene encoding phosphoribosylaminoimidazolesuccinocarboxamide synthase — translation MEKGEMLYEGKAKKVYATDQEEIYWVEYKDDATAFNGEKKGTIEDKGVVNNRLSALFFEVLEKVGIPTHFLELLNEREMLVRKLNMIPLEVVVRNIAAGSLAKRLGVEEGFKLSRPVVELYYKDDALGDPFVNEFHSLAMGWAEESDLKEIQELGLKINGELQKILDQARIILVDFKLEFGKADGKVYLGDEISPDTCRFWDKETQEKLDKDRFRRDLGKVEEAYAEVYRRVKEVLNN, via the coding sequence ATGGAAAAAGGCGAAATGTTATATGAAGGAAAAGCCAAGAAAGTTTATGCAACTGATCAAGAAGAAATCTATTGGGTAGAGTACAAGGATGATGCCACTGCTTTTAACGGGGAAAAGAAGGGGACCATTGAGGATAAAGGAGTGGTCAACAATCGTCTTTCCGCCCTCTTTTTCGAAGTTTTAGAAAAGGTTGGGATCCCTACCCATTTTCTAGAATTGCTTAATGAGCGGGAAATGCTGGTACGCAAGCTGAACATGATTCCCTTGGAAGTGGTGGTACGCAATATCGCAGCTGGCAGCTTGGCAAAGCGCTTAGGGGTGGAAGAGGGGTTTAAATTATCCCGCCCTGTGGTGGAACTATACTATAAGGACGATGCTCTGGGTGATCCCTTCGTGAATGAGTTCCATTCCTTAGCGATGGGGTGGGCTGAAGAATCGGACCTTAAAGAAATTCAAGAACTGGGGCTTAAAATTAATGGAGAGTTACAGAAGATTTTAGACCAGGCGCGAATTATTCTGGTAGACTTTAAGCTGGAATTCGGCAAAGCGGATGGTAAAGTCTATTTAGGGGATGAGATTTCACCCGATACCTGCCGCTTTTGGGATAAAGAGACTCAGGAAAAGCTGGATAAGGATCGCTTCCGTCGTGATCTGGGCAAGGTTGAAGAAGCCTATGCGGAAGTCTATCGACGTGTTAAAGAAGTTCTTAACAATTAA
- the purF gene encoding amidophosphoribosyltransferase, which translates to MREPWDDKPHEECGVFGIYAPEQEVARLTYFGLYALQHRGQESAGIAVSNGRDIQVHKGMGLVAEVFSERILKELEQDGKMAIGHVRYSTTGSSLLTNAQPLVVHYQKGMMALAHNGNLTNAGELREELAKEGAVFQTTVDSEVIVQLIARYGRGSLEDALVKTMLDLQGAYALVVAAENKILGMRDPHGVRPLCIGQLEGRYVLASESCALDTIGAEFVRDVQPGEIITIDEEGLHSRQGFPAQKTAVCSFEYIYFARPDSTIDQLNVTESRRRMGVELAREYPIDADIVIPVPDSGMTAALGYAEESGIPFAQGLLKNRYVGRTFIQPTQEMREVAVRLKLNANAQVIKGKRVIMIDDSIVRGTTSSRIVELLRKVGAKEVHLLICSPPVLYPCYYGIDTAEREKLIATQLDREGIREYVGADSLHYLSEEGVQRALGGLSVCLACFNGDYPAGIPAGTKEKWEEFKGKC; encoded by the coding sequence TTGAGAGAACCCTGGGATGATAAACCCCATGAGGAATGTGGAGTATTCGGTATTTATGCTCCCGAGCAGGAGGTTGCTCGCCTAACCTATTTCGGGCTCTATGCCTTACAGCACCGGGGGCAGGAAAGTGCAGGGATTGCCGTATCCAACGGGAGGGATATTCAAGTCCATAAAGGAATGGGATTGGTCGCCGAAGTTTTTTCGGAAAGAATTCTTAAGGAACTTGAACAGGACGGAAAAATGGCCATTGGCCATGTACGTTATTCAACCACAGGTTCCAGTCTCTTAACTAATGCCCAACCTTTAGTGGTTCATTACCAAAAGGGTATGATGGCTCTGGCCCATAATGGCAATTTGACCAATGCGGGAGAATTGCGGGAGGAATTGGCTAAGGAAGGGGCAGTATTCCAGACCACTGTGGACTCGGAAGTGATCGTTCAACTGATTGCCCGCTATGGCCGGGGGAGTTTAGAAGATGCTCTGGTCAAAACCATGCTGGATTTGCAGGGGGCCTATGCTTTAGTAGTGGCTGCGGAAAATAAGATTCTGGGGATGCGTGACCCTCATGGAGTACGCCCTTTATGTATTGGTCAACTGGAAGGTCGGTATGTTTTAGCTTCAGAAAGCTGTGCCTTGGATACGATCGGAGCTGAATTTGTGCGGGATGTTCAGCCAGGTGAGATTATTACTATCGATGAGGAGGGACTTCATTCACGGCAAGGGTTTCCGGCCCAAAAGACAGCCGTCTGTTCCTTTGAATATATTTATTTTGCTCGTCCCGACAGTACGATAGATCAATTGAACGTGACAGAAAGCCGTCGGAGAATGGGTGTCGAGCTGGCACGGGAATATCCTATCGATGCAGATATTGTCATACCGGTACCTGACTCGGGAATGACCGCTGCCCTTGGCTACGCTGAGGAATCCGGTATCCCCTTTGCCCAGGGATTACTGAAGAACCGGTACGTGGGGAGAACCTTTATTCAGCCCACCCAAGAGATGCGGGAAGTAGCTGTTCGCCTGAAACTCAATGCCAATGCTCAAGTGATTAAGGGAAAAAGAGTCATTATGATTGATGATTCCATCGTGAGAGGGACCACCAGTTCCCGGATCGTCGAGTTGCTGAGAAAGGTAGGGGCCAAAGAGGTCCATCTTCTCATCTGCTCTCCGCCGGTTCTTTATCCCTGCTACTATGGCATAGATACGGCGGAGCGGGAAAAACTGATTGCCACGCAGTTGGATCGGGAAGGGATACGTGAGTATGTAGGAGCAGATTCTCTTCATTATTTATCTGAAGAAGGTGTCCAACGGGCCTTAGGCGGACTGTCGGTCTGTTTGGCCTGCTTTAATGGGGATTACCCTGCTGGAATACCTGCGGGTACCAAGGAGAAATGGGAAGAATTTAAAGGTAAGTGTTAA
- the purM gene encoding phosphoribosylformylglycinamidine cyclo-ligase, with product MGYSYRQAGVDIDAGNQAVELMKPAVKRTIRPEVMGGLGGFGGLFALDLKKYPEPVLVSGTDGVGTKLKLAFQMNRHDTIGQDAVAMCVNDILVQGAEPLFFLDYLAVGKLVPERVAEVVGGIAKGCELAGCALIGGETAEMPGFYSEGEYDIAGFAVGAVNRPDLIDGSQIQEGDVLIGLPSSGFHSNGYSLVRKIFTPDLWEKDYPELGETLGEALIRPTRIYVKSVLPLIESRKVLGMAHITGGGLTENIPRILPEGLGIKIDRSAWQVPALFTLLQKMGEVEEAEMLRTFNMGIGFVFIVHPQDVDFIRTQLQAAGEKCFVLGEVRGQSKGVSYS from the coding sequence ATGGGATATTCTTATCGGCAGGCCGGAGTGGACATTGATGCAGGAAATCAAGCGGTGGAATTGATGAAGCCCGCAGTAAAACGGACCATTCGCCCAGAAGTCATGGGCGGACTGGGTGGATTTGGCGGGCTCTTTGCTTTGGATCTTAAAAAATACCCCGAGCCGGTTCTGGTCTCAGGAACGGATGGCGTGGGAACGAAGCTTAAGCTGGCGTTTCAGATGAACCGCCATGATACCATTGGCCAGGATGCAGTAGCTATGTGTGTCAATGATATTTTGGTTCAAGGCGCGGAGCCTTTGTTCTTTCTTGATTATCTTGCTGTAGGAAAGCTGGTTCCTGAGCGGGTAGCCGAGGTTGTGGGCGGAATAGCCAAGGGCTGCGAATTGGCAGGCTGTGCCCTGATTGGAGGGGAGACTGCGGAGATGCCGGGGTTTTATTCCGAAGGGGAGTACGATATTGCTGGTTTTGCAGTAGGGGCTGTGAATCGTCCTGACCTGATTGATGGGTCACAAATTCAGGAAGGGGATGTTCTGATCGGACTTCCTTCTTCAGGCTTTCATAGCAATGGGTATTCCTTGGTCCGTAAAATTTTTACTCCCGATCTCTGGGAGAAAGACTATCCGGAACTGGGGGAAACCTTAGGTGAAGCTTTGATTCGGCCCACCCGGATTTATGTCAAAAGTGTCCTTCCTCTCATAGAAAGCCGCAAAGTTCTTGGCATGGCCCATATTACCGGGGGAGGTCTTACTGAAAATATTCCTCGGATTCTCCCTGAAGGGTTGGGGATAAAGATTGATCGTTCGGCTTGGCAAGTCCCGGCCCTCTTCACCCTTTTGCAAAAGATGGGTGAGGTGGAGGAAGCCGAAATGTTGCGCACCTTTAATATGGGTATTGGCTTTGTTTTTATCGTTCATCCTCAAGATGTCGACTTTATTCGTACTCAGCTCCAAGCAGCTGGAGAGAAGTGCTTTGTCCTGGGAGAGGTAAGGGGACAAAGCAAAGGAGTGAGTTACAGTTGA